One window of Deltaproteobacteria bacterium genomic DNA carries:
- a CDS encoding response regulator, with the protein MAKQKKKILLLVEDDSTYRHLWKRLIEDLGVKEYFAVSNAEDAKKILEEKEIDLMISDVILPAMNGYDLAKLARKKNPSMQILLTTGYGTDLSRFDLVGLKCHLLHKPYRSLKDVCVLLQRLVAGENVFQDMAEDSFSENIDNPEITEWTL; encoded by the coding sequence ATGGCAAAACAAAAAAAGAAAATCTTGTTGTTGGTGGAAGACGATTCCACCTACCGGCACCTATGGAAGCGGTTGATTGAAGACTTGGGTGTGAAGGAATATTTCGCCGTTTCAAATGCCGAGGATGCGAAAAAGATATTGGAAGAAAAAGAAATTGATTTGATGATCAGCGACGTTATTTTGCCCGCCATGAATGGTTATGACTTGGCGAAACTGGCCCGCAAAAAAAATCCCTCAATGCAAATTTTGTTAACCACCGGTTATGGAACCGATCTCTCGCGTTTTGACCTCGTGGGACTCAAATGTCACCTCCTTCACAAACCGTATCGCTCCCTGAAAGATGTCTGCGTCTTGTTGCAACGTCTTGTGGCCGGAGAAAATGTGTTTCAAGACATGGCCGAAGACTCCTTCAGCGAAAACATAGACAACCCCGAAATCACCGAGTGGACATTGTAA
- a CDS encoding 2-oxoisovalerate dehydrogenase, whose translation MKEIVFLVEEDIEGGFTARALGASIFTEADDLESLHKNIREAVQCHFEKGTEPKVIHLHFVREEVIAV comes from the coding sequence ATGAAAGAGATCGTTTTTCTCGTTGAAGAAGACATTGAAGGGGGGTTTACGGCGCGGGCGTTGGGAGCCTCCATTTTCACAGAGGCGGATGATTTGGAAAGCCTCCACAAAAATATACGGGAAGCCGTGCAATGCCATTTTGAAAAAGGAACAGAGCCAAAAGTCATCCATCTTCATTTCGTCAGGGAAGAGGTCATTGCCGTATGA
- the aroE gene encoding shikimate dehydrogenase — MKLFGIIGKPLNHTRSPKIFNAIFKKRNLACRYLPFQVEKEHLKNLILCMKLIDVEGLNVTSPYKESVIPFLDGLDVTAKESGAVNTIVRNKNRFIGFNTDGIGFLEALLEKKGFAPKGKNIVIVGAGGAAKGIAANLAKKGAAHIAILNRTPARAKKVVSFLKKKFPKTKWQALNLTQKGRRDLFAKADLLIHATSASLNLPLEYLPKTALVCDIVYKPLQTKLLKQAKHLKLSTLDGLCLLVYQAKWNLKLWTGIDVDPAQIRKICR, encoded by the coding sequence ATGAAACTCTTCGGCATCATCGGTAAACCGTTAAACCATACGCGTTCTCCAAAAATTTTTAACGCCATTTTCAAAAAGCGAAATCTTGCCTGTCGCTATCTTCCGTTTCAGGTGGAAAAGGAACATCTCAAAAATCTGATTTTGTGCATGAAGTTGATCGATGTAGAGGGTTTGAATGTGACGTCGCCCTACAAAGAATCGGTAATCCCTTTTCTGGATGGTTTGGATGTGACCGCAAAAGAAAGCGGGGCGGTGAACACTATTGTGCGGAACAAAAACCGTTTCATCGGATTTAACACTGATGGCATCGGATTTTTGGAGGCTCTTTTGGAAAAAAAAGGTTTTGCTCCGAAAGGAAAAAATATTGTGATTGTGGGGGCAGGGGGAGCCGCAAAAGGAATTGCCGCAAATCTCGCCAAGAAAGGCGCGGCGCATATCGCCATTTTAAATCGTACCCCCGCGCGCGCTAAAAAAGTTGTCTCTTTTTTGAAAAAGAAATTTCCGAAGACCAAATGGCAGGCTTTAAATCTCACGCAAAAAGGGCGTCGCGATCTTTTCGCAAAAGCGGATCTCTTGATTCATGCAACTTCCGCTTCCTTAAATCTTCCGCTGGAATATCTTCCCAAAACGGCTCTGGTTTGCGACATTGTCTATAAACCCCTTCAAACAAAACTTTTGAAACAAGCCAAGCACCTCAAACTTTCAACCCTCGACGGATTATGCCTGCTGGTCTATCAAGCAAAATGGAACCTAAAACTGTGGACCGGTATTGATGTTGATCCCGCTCAAATCCGCAAAATTTGCCGATAG
- a CDS encoding type II toxin-antitoxin system HicA family toxin, with the protein MKLPRDLSGAALAKSLQILGYTITRQTGSHVRLTTCEKGEHHVTVPNHQSLKIGTLAAILTDVAGHFLLSRNDLIAKLFGNKKY; encoded by the coding sequence ATGAAATTACCCCGAGATCTATCGGGTGCTGCTCTTGCGAAATCACTCCAAATTCTGGGATACACAATCACAAGGCAAACGGGAAGCCATGTGCGGCTAACCACTTGCGAAAAAGGCGAACATCATGTGACCGTCCCCAATCACCAAAGTTTGAAAATAGGAACGTTGGCGGCTATTTTGACCGATGTTGCAGGGCATTTTCTACTGAGTCGCAATGATCTGATTGCAAAGCTTTTTGGCAATAAAAAATATTAA